Genomic window (Phycisphaerae bacterium):
GACGTGGTGTAATGGGAGCACGCCGCGGTCGCATCGCGGAAATGAGGGTTCGACTCCCTTCGTCTCCATTCAGTCGGCGTGGGCTGCAGCCCACGCCGACGCCAGCGGGCCTTCCAATGCCGGGGGCGGTTGTGATCCAATCCAACCGAGGAGCTTCAACAGGCGTTGTCTGAGCCTTTCATCAGTGCGGTACGACGGCCCGAGGCGATTCATTGGAGTAACAGATGAGCGGAACCAACGACAACGGCGACCAAACCCGATGGCTGATGAAGGCTTACGAGAACATCGAGTTTCTCAAGAGCCCGGACGCCCGGTCCGTTCGCGTGCTCTGCGAGTTGGTCGAGTCGGAGGCCCGGCTGCGGCGTCATCACATCCGCAACACGATCGTGTTCTTCGGTTCGACACGCATTCTGCCCCGCCAGACCGCCCAGAAGATGCTGCAGGACAAGAAGACCGGGAATCATGACCGCCGGACCGACCAGCAGATTCAGGAGCAGGCCCAGCGCGACCTGGTCATGTCGCGATACTACGAGGATGCGGTCGAACTGGCCCGGCGGCTCACCGAATGGTCGCTGGCCATTCCGGACCCGCGCAGGCGGTTCACCATCTGCACCGGCGGCGGGCCCGGAATCATGGAGGCGGGCAACCGCGGGGCGAGCCTGGCCGGCGGCGAATCGATCGGCCTGAACATCAGCCTGCCCTTCGAGCAGGTGCCCAACCCGTACCAGACGCGAAACATCTCGTTCGAGTTCCACTACTTTTTCATCCGCAAGTTCTGGTTCTTCTACCTGGCCAAGGCGCTGGTCGTCTTCCCGGGCGGCTTCGGCACCATGGATGAGCTGTTCGAACTGCTGACCCTGGTCCAGACCCGCAAGACCAAAAAGTACATGCCCATCATCATCTACGGACCGGAGTACTGGAACGAGGTGTTCAACTTCGACGCGCTGGTCAAGTGGGGCACGATCAGCCCGGAAGACCTGACCCTCTTCCAGTTCTTCGACGACGTGGACAGCACCTTCGAATACCTCAAAGCCGAACTGCTCGAGCACTACGTCAATCCGCCCGAGCACGGCGAGGGGGCGCACCACCCGTGAGTCGCCAGCGGATCATCGAGCTGAACGAGGCTTTGGGCCGTCGTCCGGAGCATGAGTTCGCCCTCTACGCCCTGGCCATGGAGCACGCGTCGCTGGGCGAACTGGAGCGGGCGGTGGAGCTGTTCGAACAGCTCGTGCGGACCCACCCGAATTACGTGCCCGCCTACCAGCAGTACGCCTCGGTCCTGGCCCGCCTGCGCCGCTACGATCGCATGCGCACCGTGCTGCAAAGCGGCCTGGTGCACGCCCAGGAGCACGGCCAGTTCCACGCCCGCGACAAGATGCGAGACATGCTCAGCCAGTTGCCGTGAACTGACCGCTGGCGACGTTCTTTGCCTCAGTCATCGGATCGCCGTATCGAACAGGACTTCGTACCAGTGGACGAATGTGACCCCGTCGATGGTGCGCCGCGTCTGATCATCGAGGCGGAACCGCTGGCTCTCGGAGCAACGGCGCTGGCAATAGTGCCGTTGAAGAATGGTCCGTCCCTGTCGGGTGAAGTAGGCCTCGATCAGTGTCGTGTGATCGCCGCTCAGTTCGCCGTCCAGATAGAAGGTCCGAAGGCAGGTGAACGCGCGGGGACCGACCTTCAGCCGGAACATCCCGCAGCCGATGGCGTCGGGCTCGTATCCGCTCTGGCGGAAGACGCCGAACGATTCCTCGATGAACCGGCCGCGGTCCTCGATCCGCCGCGGATGCTGACCCCCGTCTCCCTCGAAATCGTCACCGAGGAATGTGAATACCTTCCGCATTCCATCGGCGATGCGCGAGACCCCAAGCCACTGGGACTTCTCATCCGTCAGCCGGGCAAACACCGTATCGACAGCCTCGCTCCAGCCGCCTTTTCGGGTCCATTCGTTGACCTCGACCTCAACGCAATCCACGTGATGCACCTGGGCCGGGCGAACGCTGCGGGTCGATGTGACGCTGGCCAATGTCCAATCCGGCGGGTCGTACCATCCACCGGACGCTTGGGCGCCGACATCGGGAATGATCGGCCACCACAGCAGTTCTCGTACGCTCACGGCGAAGGGCCTTGCCCGGCTTGGTTCGATGGTGATTTGCGGCCTTCGCTCGGGGAAATCCGGTTTCCTGTCTTTCTTTGATCCCATGACGATTCTCCTCTCTTGGCGGTCGATCCCAGCCATGCTCCGTACCATGTTCCTGGCCGCGAACAGTTGTCGCTTCACGGTGCCCTGCGGCCGCCGAATGCGCCGGGCGATCTGGTCGATGCTCAAACCCTCCAGGTAGAACATCTCGATCAACTTTCGGTTCTCCGGATGCCGGGATTCGAGGGACTCGAGGATCTCTTCGACAAACTCGGCGGCTTCTGATGGATGGTCCCCGGACATCGCTGCCTGCAGGTGCGGTTCGATCTCGATCACCGGTCCCTGCCTTGTCGACCGGCGATGGAAGTCCCGGCAGCGGTTGCGGGCGATCTGGAGGAGCCATGCCCGAAAGTGAGCGGGTTGGCGCAAAGTGCCGACGCCTCGCCATGCCTGCAGAAGCGTCTCTTGAAGCACGTCCTCAATCGAGGCGGGGTCGCGGACCTCGTACCGGACCAGGGCGGTCAGCACACGCTCGTTGCGGCGGACCAACTCCACGAACGCCCGGGCGTCACCGACTGCGCTGTGCCTGACAAGTTGTTCATCGGAAATGTTCGGTGCCATCGCCATGTCTCCATCGTACATGGCGTTGGCGAATGCGGAAAGGTTCGCGAAAAACCCGGATCAGCAACACCGTCGCCGGCGGTCAGTCGGCGAAGCGTCTGACCACGATGCAAGCGTTGTGGCCGCCGAACCCGAACGAGTTGGAGACCGCCACGTTGATCGTGCCCGGACGCGGCTGGTTGGGCACGTAGTCCAGGTCGCACTGCGGGTCCGGATTCTCGAGGTTGACCGTGGGCGGCAGCGTGTCCTTGAGCATGCCCAGGATGGTGGTGATCAGCTCAGCGCCGCCGCTGGCCCCGAGCAGATGCCCGAGCTGGCTTTTGGTCGAGCTGATCGCCAGCTTGCGGGCGTGGTCGCCGAACACGGCCTTGACCGCTTTGGTCTCGCCGATATCGCCCAGTTCCGTGCTCGTCCCGTGGGCGTTGATGTACTCGACGTCCTGCGGGTTGACTCCGGCGTCGGCCAGGGCCCGGCGAAGGGCCATGGCGGCGCCCAGACCGTCGGGCTCCGGCGCGGTCAGGTGATAGGCGTCGGCGCTGGCCCCGAAGCCGAGCACCTCAGCCACGATCGTCGCGCCGCGGGCCTTGGCGTGTTCGAGCTCTTCAAAGATCAGCACGCCGGCCCCTTCGGCCATGATGAACCCGTCGCGGTCCTTGTCGAACGGGCGGCTGGCCCGCTGTGGATCGTCGTTGCGGGTCGAGAGCGCCTTCATGGCACAGAAACTCGAGAGGCCCAGGTGGGTCAAGGCGGCTTCGGACCCGCCGGTGAACATCATGTCGCAGTCGTTTCGCTGAATGGCCCGAAGGGCGTCGCCCATGGCGTTGGTCGCCGAGGCGCAGGCGGTGGCCACCGAGGTGTTGATGCCTTTGGCCCCGAACAGGAGCGAGACGTTGCCCGAGGCGGCGTTGCCCATCAGCTTGGGGATGGTGAACACCGAGACCTTCGAGGGTCCTTTTTCCAGCAGGCGGACGTGCTGTTCCTCCAGTTCGGTCAGGCCGCCGATGCCCGACCCGATGATCACGCCGGTCCGCTCCTGATGCTCCGCGGGCAGGGGCATGGACAGGCCGGCGTTCTTCGCCGCGCTCTGCGCCGCCGCCACCGCGAACTGGGCGAACCGGTCAAGCCGCTTGACGTCCTTGCGGTCGATGTAGCGGGCGGGATCGAAGTCCACGCACTCGCCGCCGATCCGCGAGTCGTAGCACGAGGCGTCGAACCGGCGGACCGGACCGATGCCGCTCTTGCACGCGATGATGTTGGACCAGTACGTCTCCAGGTCTTCGCCCAGAGACGTGACCAGACCCATTCCTGTTATGACAATACGTCGCTTGGCCATCTGCTTACCCAGGGAGGTAGGTTGGACGGTCGCTTCAGGGGCGCCTCAGGACTGCTGCTGCTGTTTGTCGATGTGCTCGGTGATGTAGTCGATCGCCATGCCGACGGTCTGGATCTTCTCGGCCTCCTCGTCGGGAATGTTCATGTCGAACGCGTCTTCCAGTTCCATGACCAGCTCGACGGTGTCCAGCGAATCCGCGTTCAGGTCGTTGATGAAGGAGGTCTCGCGGCTGATTTCCGCTTTGTCCACGCCCATCTGCTCGCTGACGATTTCGATCACCTTGCTTTCGACTTCAGTCTTATCTGCCAAGATCGATCCTCCTAATTGGCATAGCACCGAAACCCGGGTCCACCACCAGCCTTGTGGTTGCATGGACGCCGTAATATACCAAAGCACGCGTACCCGATCAAAGACTTTTTGCCCCGTTACATGAGCATTCCGCCGTCCACCACCAGCACCTGCCCGGTGATGTACGAAGCCCCCGGACCGGCCAGAAACCGCACCGCGGCCGCGATTTCCTCCGGCTGGCCGAACCGTCTGGCCGGAATCATCGGCAGCACCGCCTCCTTGACCTTCTCGGGCAGCACGTCGGTCATGTCCGTGGCGATAAAGCCCGGGGCCACCGCGTTGACGGTCACGCCGCGCTTGGCCAGTTCCTTGGCCGCCGATTTGGTCAGGCCGACCATGCCCGCCTTGGCCGCCGCGTAGTTGCACTGCCCGGCGTTGCCGGCGAGGCCCGAGACGCTGGTGATATTGATGATCCGGCCGCTGCGCTGGCGGATCATGTGCTTTCCCGCCTGGCGCATGGCCACGAAGGCGGATTTAAGATTCACGTTCAGGACTTCGTCAAACTGGCCGTCGTCCATGCTGATCAGCAGGCCGTCGCGGGTGATGCCCGCGTTGTTGACCAGGATATCGAGTTTTCCGTTGGCCTCAGCCACTTCGTCGATCGCGGCGGCCAGCGCCGCGGTGTCGGCGATGTCCACCACCTTGGCCTCGACCGAACCGGGCAGGTCCCCGGCCTCCGCAGCCACCGCGTCGAGCTTCTCCTGATTCCGGGCCATGGCCACCACCTTGGCCCCGGCCCCAGCCAGGGCCAGCACGATCGCCCGGCCGATCCCTCGCGACCCGCCGGT
Coding sequences:
- a CDS encoding LOG family protein, whose protein sequence is MSGTNDNGDQTRWLMKAYENIEFLKSPDARSVRVLCELVESEARLRRHHIRNTIVFFGSTRILPRQTAQKMLQDKKTGNHDRRTDQQIQEQAQRDLVMSRYYEDAVELARRLTEWSLAIPDPRRRFTICTGGGPGIMEAGNRGASLAGGESIGLNISLPFEQVPNPYQTRNISFEFHYFFIRKFWFFYLAKALVVFPGGFGTMDELFELLTLVQTRKTKKYMPIIIYGPEYWNEVFNFDALVKWGTISPEDLTLFQFFDDVDSTFEYLKAELLEHYVNPPEHGEGAHHP
- a CDS encoding tetratricopeptide repeat protein, whose protein sequence is MSRQRIIELNEALGRRPEHEFALYALAMEHASLGELERAVELFEQLVRTHPNYVPAYQQYASVLARLRRYDRMRTVLQSGLVHAQEHGQFHARDKMRDMLSQLP
- a CDS encoding RNA polymerase sigma factor, whose amino-acid sequence is MAPNISDEQLVRHSAVGDARAFVELVRRNERVLTALVRYEVRDPASIEDVLQETLLQAWRGVGTLRQPAHFRAWLLQIARNRCRDFHRRSTRQGPVIEIEPHLQAAMSGDHPSEAAEFVEEILESLESRHPENRKLIEMFYLEGLSIDQIARRIRRPQGTVKRQLFAARNMVRSMAGIDRQERRIVMGSKKDRKPDFPERRPQITIEPSRARPFAVSVRELLWWPIIPDVGAQASGGWYDPPDWTLASVTSTRSVRPAQVHHVDCVEVEVNEWTRKGGWSEAVDTVFARLTDEKSQWLGVSRIADGMRKVFTFLGDDFEGDGGQHPRRIEDRGRFIEESFGVFRQSGYEPDAIGCGMFRLKVGPRAFTCLRTFYLDGELSGDHTTLIEAYFTRQGRTILQRHYCQRRCSESQRFRLDDQTRRTIDGVTFVHWYEVLFDTAIR
- the fabF gene encoding beta-ketoacyl-ACP synthase II, with the translated sequence MAKRRIVITGMGLVTSLGEDLETYWSNIIACKSGIGPVRRFDASCYDSRIGGECVDFDPARYIDRKDVKRLDRFAQFAVAAAQSAAKNAGLSMPLPAEHQERTGVIIGSGIGGLTELEEQHVRLLEKGPSKVSVFTIPKLMGNAASGNVSLLFGAKGINTSVATACASATNAMGDALRAIQRNDCDMMFTGGSEAALTHLGLSSFCAMKALSTRNDDPQRASRPFDKDRDGFIMAEGAGVLIFEELEHAKARGATIVAEVLGFGASADAYHLTAPEPDGLGAAMALRRALADAGVNPQDVEYINAHGTSTELGDIGETKAVKAVFGDHARKLAISSTKSQLGHLLGASGGAELITTILGMLKDTLPPTVNLENPDPQCDLDYVPNQPRPGTINVAVSNSFGFGGHNACIVVRRFAD
- the acpP gene encoding acyl carrier protein, producing the protein MQPQGWWWTRVSVLCQLGGSILADKTEVESKVIEIVSEQMGVDKAEISRETSFINDLNADSLDTVELVMELEDAFDMNIPDEEAEKIQTVGMAIDYITEHIDKQQQQS
- the fabG gene encoding 3-oxoacyl-[acyl-carrier-protein] reductase, which codes for MTAELQDKLAIVTGGSRGIGRAIVLALAGAGAKVVAMARNQEKLDAVAAEAGDLPGSVEAKVVDIADTAALAAAIDEVAEANGKLDILVNNAGITRDGLLISMDDGQFDEVLNVNLKSAFVAMRQAGKHMIRQRSGRIINITSVSGLAGNAGQCNYAAAKAGMVGLTKSAAKELAKRGVTVNAVAPGFIATDMTDVLPEKVKEAVLPMIPARRFGQPEEIAAAVRFLAGPGASYITGQVLVVDGGMLM